Proteins found in one Tepidamorphus gemmatus genomic segment:
- the betI gene encoding choline-binding transcriptional repressor BetI has protein sequence MPKIGVEAIRRQALIEAAIETIHDRGFCAVTVGGIARRAGVSTALAHHYFGSKDRLLAETMRYLLSDLGRAIRSRLRQASSPRERISAVIAGNFAPDQFQPATISAWLAFYVQAQTVPEARRLHRIYARRLASNLVHDLSRLMPRPQARAAAEAAAALIDGLWIRFALADGAPDAAMAIAIVEDFVEARIAAAGAVS, from the coding sequence TTGCCCAAGATCGGCGTGGAGGCGATCCGGCGTCAGGCCCTGATCGAGGCCGCCATCGAGACGATCCATGACCGCGGCTTCTGCGCCGTGACGGTGGGCGGGATCGCGCGCCGCGCCGGCGTCTCGACGGCGCTTGCCCACCATTACTTCGGGTCGAAGGACCGCCTGCTCGCCGAGACGATGCGCTACCTGCTGTCCGATCTCGGCAGGGCGATCCGCAGCCGGCTGCGCCAGGCGAGCTCGCCGCGCGAGCGGATATCCGCGGTCATTGCGGGCAACTTCGCCCCGGACCAGTTCCAGCCGGCGACGATCTCGGCCTGGCTCGCCTTCTACGTCCAGGCGCAGACGGTGCCGGAGGCGCGGCGCCTGCATCGCATCTATGCGCGCCGGCTCGCCAGCAATCTCGTCCACGATCTGTCGCGGCTGATGCCGCGACCACAGGCGCGCGCGGCTGCGGAGGCGGCGGCGGCGCTGATCGACGGGCTGTGGATTCGCTTCGCGCTCGCCGACGGGGCACCGGATGCAGCGATGGCGATCGCGATAGTCGAAGACTTCGTCGAGGCACGGATCGCGGCGGCCGGAGCGGTGTCATGA
- the betA gene encoding choline dehydrogenase, producing MSEALEADYVIVGAGSAGCVLADRLSADGRHAVIVLERGGSDIGPLIQMPAAFSIPMNMPLYDWGFRTEPEPHLNGRRLAVPRGKVIGGSSSINGMVFVRGHARDFDTWEAMGARGWGFRDVLPYFRRMETSHGGEAGWRGCDGPLHVTRGRMRNPLYTAFIEAGRQAGYGITEDYNGHRQEGFGVMEMTVWGGRRWSAANAYLRPALKRKNLRLFTGVEVQRVEFDGRRAVGVMIRRGRRTQIVRARREVILSASSINSPKILMLSGIGPASDLRRLGIEIVADRPGVGANLQDHLEIYVQYAARRKITLHRHLNPVSKAVIGAMWLLARRGIGTSNQFESCGFIRSAAGIEYPDIQYHFLPAAVRYDGRAAADRHGFQVHVGPMRSKSRGRVALASSDPAAPPSIRFNYMSHPDDWAEFRSCVRLTREIMAQPAMAEHIDHEIAPGADTQSDAEIDAFVRAHVESAYHPCGTCRMGGTDDPMAVVDPQCRVIGVEALRVVDSSIFPQITNGNLNAPTIMTGEKAADMILGRDPLPASNLEPWIHPNWRTAQR from the coding sequence ATGAGCGAAGCGCTGGAAGCCGACTACGTCATCGTCGGCGCCGGCTCGGCCGGCTGCGTGCTTGCCGACCGGCTGAGCGCCGACGGCCGGCACGCCGTCATCGTGCTCGAACGCGGGGGCAGCGACATCGGCCCGCTGATCCAGATGCCGGCAGCCTTCTCGATCCCGATGAACATGCCGCTGTACGACTGGGGGTTCCGAACCGAGCCGGAGCCGCATCTGAACGGCCGCCGGCTGGCGGTGCCGCGTGGCAAGGTGATCGGCGGATCGTCCTCGATCAACGGCATGGTGTTCGTGCGCGGGCATGCCCGCGACTTCGACACGTGGGAGGCGATGGGGGCGCGCGGCTGGGGCTTCCGCGATGTGCTGCCCTACTTCCGGCGGATGGAAACGAGCCACGGCGGCGAGGCCGGATGGCGCGGCTGCGACGGCCCGCTGCATGTCACGCGCGGCCGGATGCGCAATCCGCTCTACACCGCCTTCATCGAGGCCGGCAGGCAGGCCGGCTACGGCATCACCGAGGACTACAACGGCCATCGCCAGGAGGGGTTCGGGGTGATGGAGATGACGGTGTGGGGCGGCCGGCGCTGGTCGGCGGCCAACGCCTATCTCAGGCCGGCGCTGAAGCGGAAGAACCTGCGACTGTTCACCGGTGTCGAGGTGCAGCGGGTCGAGTTCGACGGCCGTCGCGCCGTCGGGGTCATGATCCGTCGCGGCCGCCGTACCCAGATCGTGCGCGCACGCCGCGAGGTGATCCTGTCGGCATCCTCGATCAATTCCCCCAAGATCCTGATGCTGTCGGGCATCGGCCCGGCGAGCGATCTCAGGCGTCTCGGCATCGAGATCGTCGCCGACCGGCCGGGGGTCGGCGCCAATCTGCAGGATCATCTGGAAATCTACGTCCAGTACGCCGCCAGACGGAAGATCACCCTGCACCGCCATCTGAACCCCGTGTCGAAGGCCGTGATCGGCGCGATGTGGCTGTTGGCCCGACGTGGGATCGGCACGAGCAACCAGTTCGAATCCTGCGGCTTCATCCGCTCGGCCGCCGGGATCGAGTATCCCGACATCCAGTACCACTTCCTGCCTGCGGCGGTGCGCTACGACGGTCGGGCGGCGGCCGACCGCCACGGATTCCAGGTGCATGTCGGGCCGATGCGGTCGAAATCGCGGGGACGCGTCGCGCTCGCCTCCTCCGATCCTGCCGCGCCGCCCTCGATCCGCTTCAACTACATGTCGCACCCGGACGACTGGGCGGAGTTCCGCAGTTGCGTCCGCCTCACCCGCGAGATCATGGCGCAGCCGGCGATGGCCGAGCATATCGATCACGAGATCGCGCCGGGCGCCGATACGCAGAGCGACGCCGAGATCGACGCGTTCGTGCGCGCGCATGTGGAAAGCGCCTATCACCCCTGCGGCACCTGCCGGATGGGAGGCACCGACGACCCCATGGCGGTGGTCGATCCGCAGTGCCGGGTGATCGGGGTGGAGGCGCTGCGGGTGGTGGACAGCTCGATCTTCCCGCAGATTACCAACGGCAATCTCAACGCGCCGACCATCATGACCGGAGAGAAGGCTGCCGACATGATCCTCGGGCGCGATCCGCTGCCTGCCTCCAACCTCGAGCCGTGGATCCATCCCAACTGGCGCACCGCGCAGCGATAG
- the fsa gene encoding fructose-6-phosphate aldolase, whose product MKFFVDTADVAEIRALADTGLLDGVTTNPSLVAKAGRPFREIVAEICAIVAGPVSAEVTATDAEGMIAEGRSLAAIADNVAVKVPLTMDGLKACKTLSGEGTMVNVTLCFSANQALLAAKAGATFVSPFIGRLDDIGLDGLELIGEIRTIYDNYGFETELLAASIRTVNHVRLCALAGADVATIPPAIIRQLVSHPLTDKGLDAFLADWKKTGQTIL is encoded by the coding sequence ATGAAATTCTTCGTCGATACCGCTGACGTGGCCGAGATCCGGGCGCTGGCCGATACCGGCCTGCTTGACGGCGTCACCACCAACCCCTCCCTCGTGGCCAAGGCGGGCCGCCCGTTCCGCGAGATCGTCGCCGAAATCTGTGCGATCGTCGCCGGCCCCGTCTCGGCCGAAGTCACCGCGACCGATGCCGAAGGGATGATCGCCGAAGGACGCAGCCTGGCCGCCATCGCCGACAACGTCGCGGTCAAGGTGCCGCTGACCATGGACGGGCTCAAGGCCTGCAAGACGCTGTCCGGCGAGGGCACGATGGTCAATGTCACGCTGTGCTTCTCCGCCAATCAGGCGCTGCTGGCGGCGAAGGCGGGCGCGACCTTCGTCTCGCCCTTCATCGGCCGGCTCGACGATATCGGTCTCGACGGGCTGGAGCTGATCGGCGAGATCCGGACGATCTACGACAACTACGGCTTCGAGACCGAGCTGCTGGCCGCCTCGATCCGCACCGTCAACCATGTCAGGCTGTGTGCGCTGGCCGGTGCCGACGTCGCCACGATTCCGCCCGCCATCATTCGCCAGCTGGTGTCGCATCCGCTCACCGACAAGGGCCTCGACGCCTTCCTCGCCGACTGGAAGAAGACCGGCCAGACGATCCTCTGA
- a CDS encoding primosomal protein N' — MSQSIVPVLTPVAVEAPYSYAVPDGMTLSPGDVVVVPLGPRTVLGVVWDGEPDRIVRGKLRPVEAKLAGPAIAPAMRRFVEWIADYTLSPRGMVLRMMLRVPEAFGPQMPVIAVRLAGAPPERMTEARRRVLEVAGDGLAWSKTALARAAGVGVSVVEGLIQAGTLQCVALPPKPVVAPPEPDFAATALTQAQSGAAEALADAVAAGGFSVSLLEGVTGSGKTEVYFEAMSEALRRGRQVLVMVPEISLTAQFLARFEARFGTMPAEWHSGLTPKLRERTWRGVASGEVKAVAGARSALFLPFADLGLIVVDEEHDPAYKQEEGVIYSARDMAVVRGSLEGVPVVLSSATPSVESRANAERGRYRHLRLPDRYGARLPDIRAVDMRSDGPERGRFLSPPLVAAIAATIAGGEQALLFLNRRGYAPLTLCRACGFRFECPNCSAWLVEHRFRRQLACHHCGHAIPRPVNCPNCGAEDSLVPCGPGIERIAEEAAERFPDIRILMLSSDLIGSIAELRQRFTMIERGEVDLVVGTQLVAKGHNFPNLALVGVVDADVGLATGDPRAAERTFQLLQQVTGRAGRQRDGGRALIQTFDPDHPVIKAIVSGDREAFYAREMESRERQGLPPFGRLAAILVSARSQDEAASHAKALARAVPPADGVRVLGPAEAPLAVVRGRHRFRLLVKARRTFDLQGFLRAWFDAAPKPRGSVRMSVDVDPLSFL, encoded by the coding sequence ATGAGCCAATCCATCGTTCCCGTCCTGACCCCAGTCGCGGTAGAGGCGCCCTACAGTTACGCGGTGCCGGACGGCATGACACTCAGTCCGGGCGACGTGGTGGTGGTGCCGCTCGGCCCGCGCACCGTGCTCGGCGTGGTCTGGGACGGCGAGCCCGACCGCATTGTCCGCGGCAAGCTGCGTCCGGTCGAGGCGAAGCTGGCCGGACCGGCGATTGCACCGGCGATGCGCCGCTTCGTCGAGTGGATCGCCGACTACACGCTGAGCCCGCGCGGCATGGTGCTCAGGATGATGCTGAGGGTGCCGGAGGCGTTCGGTCCGCAGATGCCGGTCATCGCCGTCCGCCTTGCCGGTGCCCCGCCGGAGCGCATGACCGAGGCGCGCCGGCGCGTCCTCGAGGTCGCCGGCGACGGCCTTGCCTGGAGCAAGACGGCGCTCGCCCGGGCGGCAGGCGTCGGCGTCTCCGTGGTCGAGGGGCTGATCCAGGCCGGCACGCTCCAGTGCGTGGCGCTGCCGCCGAAGCCGGTGGTTGCGCCGCCCGAGCCCGATTTCGCGGCGACGGCCCTCACGCAGGCCCAGTCCGGCGCCGCCGAGGCGCTGGCCGACGCGGTGGCCGCGGGTGGCTTTTCGGTGAGCTTGCTCGAAGGCGTCACCGGTTCCGGCAAGACCGAGGTCTATTTCGAAGCCATGAGCGAGGCGCTGCGGCGCGGTCGGCAGGTACTGGTGATGGTGCCCGAGATCTCGCTCACCGCGCAGTTTCTCGCCCGCTTCGAGGCGCGATTCGGCACCATGCCGGCCGAATGGCATTCCGGCCTGACGCCGAAGCTGCGGGAAAGGACCTGGCGCGGGGTCGCGTCCGGCGAGGTCAAGGCGGTCGCGGGCGCGCGCTCGGCCCTGTTCCTTCCGTTCGCCGATCTCGGCCTGATCGTCGTCGACGAGGAGCATGACCCCGCCTACAAGCAGGAGGAGGGCGTCATCTATTCCGCCCGCGACATGGCCGTGGTGCGCGGCTCCCTCGAGGGCGTGCCGGTGGTTCTGTCGTCGGCGACGCCGTCGGTCGAGAGCCGCGCCAACGCCGAGCGCGGCCGCTACCGCCATCTGCGCCTGCCCGACCGTTACGGTGCGCGGCTGCCGGATATCCGCGCCGTCGACATGCGCAGCGACGGTCCGGAACGGGGCCGGTTCCTCAGCCCGCCGCTGGTTGCGGCGATCGCCGCGACGATCGCAGGTGGCGAGCAGGCGCTGCTGTTCCTCAACCGTCGCGGCTACGCGCCGCTGACGCTGTGCCGGGCCTGCGGCTTCCGCTTCGAGTGCCCGAACTGCTCGGCCTGGCTGGTCGAGCACCGTTTCCGCCGCCAGCTTGCCTGCCATCACTGCGGCCACGCGATCCCGCGGCCGGTGAACTGTCCCAACTGCGGCGCCGAGGACAGCCTGGTGCCGTGCGGCCCCGGCATCGAGCGCATTGCCGAGGAGGCGGCGGAGCGGTTTCCCGACATCCGCATCCTGATGCTGTCGAGTGACCTGATCGGCTCCATTGCCGAGCTGCGCCAGCGCTTCACCATGATCGAGCGCGGCGAGGTCGATCTGGTGGTGGGGACGCAACTCGTCGCCAAGGGTCACAACTTTCCCAATCTGGCGCTCGTTGGCGTGGTCGATGCCGATGTCGGGCTCGCCACCGGCGACCCGCGCGCCGCCGAGCGCACCTTCCAGCTGCTTCAGCAGGTCACCGGCCGGGCCGGGCGCCAGCGCGACGGCGGCCGGGCGCTGATCCAGACCTTCGATCCCGATCATCCGGTGATCAAGGCGATCGTCTCCGGCGACCGCGAGGCCTTCTACGCGCGCGAGATGGAGAGCCGCGAGCGGCAGGGCCTGCCGCCCTTCGGTCGGCTCGCCGCGATCTTGGTGTCGGCACGGTCGCAGGACGAGGCGGCATCCCATGCGAAGGCGCTGGCGCGTGCCGTCCCGCCCGCCGACGGCGTTCGCGTGCTCGGTCCGGCCGAGGCGCCGCTGGCGGTCGTGCGCGGCCGTCACCGCTTCCGTCTGCTGGTCAAGGCGAGGCGGACATTCGATCTGCAGGGCTTCCTGCGTGCCTGGTTCGACGCCGCCCCGAAACCGCGCGGCAGCGTCCGCATGAGCGTCGACGTCGACCCGCTGAGCTTTCTGTAG
- a CDS encoding TetR family transcriptional regulator C-terminal domain-containing protein, with amino-acid sequence MTTVADSRSTRRDRRPRTRIQTANRQIILDAALQVFAASGFRGATVDRIAAQAGMSKPNLLYYFRSKDEIYRQVLESTLATWLAPLERLDPAGDPIAEIAGYIRHKLEMSRQMPEASRLFANEVLHGAPAIGEFLRGPLRDLVARKAAVIRGWIDEGRLAPVDPVHLIFMIWATTQHYADFDVQVRAVLGEQGDTVAAAEETVLAVFLNGLRPRR; translated from the coding sequence ATGACAACGGTGGCGGACAGCCGATCAACACGCCGGGACAGGCGGCCGCGAACGCGCATCCAGACGGCGAACCGGCAGATCATCCTGGACGCGGCGCTTCAGGTGTTCGCTGCCTCCGGCTTCCGCGGCGCAACGGTCGACCGCATCGCGGCGCAGGCCGGCATGTCGAAGCCGAACCTGCTCTACTATTTCCGCAGCAAGGACGAGATCTACCGGCAGGTACTCGAATCCACCCTGGCGACCTGGCTGGCGCCGCTGGAGCGGCTTGATCCGGCCGGCGATCCGATCGCCGAGATCGCCGGCTATATCCGTCACAAGCTGGAGATGTCGCGGCAGATGCCGGAGGCCTCGCGGCTGTTCGCCAACGAGGTGCTGCATGGCGCGCCCGCGATCGGCGAATTCCTGCGCGGGCCGCTGCGCGACCTCGTTGCCCGCAAGGCGGCGGTGATACGGGGCTGGATCGACGAGGGGCGGCTGGCACCGGTCGATCCGGTGCACCTGATCTTCATGATATGGGCGACGACTCAGCACTACGCCGATTTCGACGTCCAGGTACGCGCCGTGCTCGGCGAGCAGGGCGACACCGTCGCAGCCGCCGAGGAGACCGTGCTGGCGGTATTCCTGAACGGTCTGCGCCCACGGCGATAG
- a CDS encoding carbohydrate kinase family protein, with product MAEGSGQVAGGHAVTVGSATVDIITIIASRDIERVTMANATASFLLLEEGRKIEAEGITIHPGGGAANTAVCFARLGIPAAPLVKIGRDLNGAKVLESFAREGLSDRLVRYTDELGTGITVMIASHDRNAAVFTFRGANTLIRAGDIPADAFAGASIVHVAGLSNESADQHPDIVRRARKAGAFVSNNPGIRQLTARGEAFFAALSDIDMLSINRIEAEAMLPGLMRHGGPGPCRDHLPDNPPQLMRRGLVGSGFDMPLEAFCRAVHRLGPRYVTVTDGTDGAYLSDAGELWHCPPLKVKVAGTVGAGDAFSATLGAWLMEGRGAESALRAAAANAAAVVAAIDAQSGLLRRTELTRWIEAAPPDFVARRLV from the coding sequence GTGGCAGAGGGCAGCGGACAGGTGGCAGGCGGCCATGCCGTGACCGTCGGATCGGCGACGGTGGATATCATCACCATCATCGCGAGCCGCGACATCGAGCGTGTCACCATGGCGAATGCGACCGCCTCGTTCCTGCTGCTGGAGGAGGGGCGGAAGATCGAGGCCGAGGGGATCACCATCCATCCCGGCGGCGGGGCGGCGAATACGGCGGTCTGCTTCGCCCGGCTCGGCATCCCTGCGGCACCGCTGGTCAAGATCGGCCGCGACCTGAACGGCGCCAAGGTGCTGGAATCCTTTGCCAGGGAGGGATTGTCCGACCGTCTGGTCCGCTACACCGACGAACTGGGCACCGGCATCACCGTGATGATCGCCTCGCACGACCGCAACGCCGCGGTCTTCACCTTTCGCGGCGCCAACACGCTGATCCGCGCCGGCGACATTCCTGCCGACGCCTTCGCCGGCGCCTCGATCGTGCACGTCGCCGGCCTGTCGAACGAATCCGCCGACCAGCACCCGGACATCGTGCGCCGTGCCCGCAAGGCCGGTGCGTTCGTGTCGAACAATCCCGGCATTCGCCAGCTCACCGCACGCGGCGAGGCGTTCTTCGCCGCGCTGTCCGACATCGACATGCTGAGCATCAACCGCATCGAGGCCGAAGCGATGCTGCCCGGCCTGATGCGGCATGGCGGGCCCGGTCCATGCCGCGACCATCTGCCCGACAACCCGCCGCAGCTGATGCGCCGCGGCCTGGTCGGCTCGGGTTTCGACATGCCGCTCGAAGCGTTCTGCCGGGCCGTGCACCGGCTCGGACCGCGATACGTCACCGTGACGGACGGAACCGACGGTGCCTATCTGTCGGACGCCGGCGAGCTCTGGCACTGCCCGCCGCTGAAGGTCAAGGTCGCGGGCACCGTCGGGGCCGGTGATGCCTTCTCGGCAACGCTCGGGGCCTGGCTGATGGAAGGACGCGGTGCCGAATCGGCGCTACGGGCCGCCGCCGCCAATGCGGCAGCGGTCGTCGCAGCGATCGACGCCCAGTCGGGGCTGCTGCGGCGGACCGAGCTGACCCGCTGGATCGAGGCAGCTCCGCCGGATTTCGTGGCGCGCCGGCTCGTGTGA
- a CDS encoding crotonase/enoyl-CoA hydratase family protein, translated as MTGPAVQLDFRKEFDARRLFNLRQLEVSYEESTGTLWTFMRPDGRPSYNPALLDDFHAWQQGITAMFADRPHDLRFLVLGSRTPGVFNLGGDLNLFAAKIRERDRAALVGYGKSCVRILHRNLNGLGLPVVTIGLAQGDALGGGFESLLSFNVVIAERGAKFGFPENLFGLFPGMGAYSLIARRIGAARAEEMILTGRTYTAEEMLEAGLVHLLAEPGQGIEATRDYIARQRRRHAGTRAVFQAGREVAPLSLEELDRIVEIWADACLDLGERDLKVMQRLVAAQNRLPSALAAAE; from the coding sequence GTGACGGGACCCGCCGTCCAGCTCGACTTCCGCAAGGAGTTCGACGCGCGCCGGCTGTTCAATCTGCGGCAGCTCGAGGTGTCGTACGAGGAGTCGACCGGGACGCTGTGGACATTCATGCGGCCGGACGGACGGCCGAGCTACAATCCGGCCCTGCTCGACGATTTCCACGCCTGGCAGCAGGGCATCACGGCGATGTTTGCCGACCGGCCGCACGACCTGCGCTTCCTGGTGCTCGGCTCGCGCACCCCGGGCGTGTTCAATCTCGGCGGCGACCTCAACCTGTTTGCCGCGAAGATCCGCGAGCGCGACCGCGCGGCACTGGTGGGCTACGGCAAGTCATGCGTGCGCATCCTCCACCGCAACCTCAACGGCCTCGGCCTGCCGGTCGTGACGATCGGCCTCGCCCAGGGCGATGCCCTTGGCGGCGGTTTCGAGTCGCTTCTGTCGTTCAATGTGGTGATTGCCGAGCGCGGTGCGAAGTTCGGCTTTCCGGAGAACCTGTTCGGCCTGTTCCCCGGCATGGGCGCCTACAGCCTTATCGCCCGTCGGATCGGCGCCGCCCGGGCCGAGGAAATGATCCTGACGGGGCGAACCTACACGGCTGAGGAGATGTTGGAGGCCGGTCTCGTCCATCTGCTGGCGGAACCCGGACAGGGCATCGAGGCCACCCGCGACTACATCGCCCGCCAGCGTCGCCGCCATGCCGGCACCCGCGCGGTGTTCCAGGCTGGGCGTGAAGTGGCACCGCTGTCGCTCGAGGAACTCGATCGCATCGTCGAGATCTGGGCTGACGCCTGTCTCGACCTCGGCGAGCGCGATCTGAAGGTGATGCAGCGGCTCGTCGCGGCACAGAACCGGCTGCCCTCCGCGCTCGCGGCGGCTGAGTAA
- a CDS encoding putative bifunctional diguanylate cyclase/phosphodiesterase yields the protein MLVRKLLQTRRTDAELPPEIRAALVDSLFAPIASLIVGAIACTIIGAAVAIRAEDGTIMATSLAILVVGMVRVASAVLYKRGKRIQDLEATRLWERVYELGAWAFSALLGALCFLTLDHTDDATLHLAVSTTAAGYAAAISGRNAARPIIAVGQLTLTTLPLAVALLIYPDWVHKALGIVVLMFIYGMVDITLSIRDIIIQALTVTRKEAALAARFEEQANRFDVALNNMSHGLCMLDQQDRLQVWNERFLELLRLEGREVREGMSIRELVRSSVRAGNHAGKGVRAVLRDLTRGLQQDSFGQVFISLDGERTIALSRRVMTDGGSVVILEDITERKRAQERITRLARFDELTGLANRAQFRERLEAMLAAARRSETQIAIHLIDLDRFKSVNDTLGHPIGDKLLQAVALRLGEVVRRSDLIARFGGDEFVVVQADTHRRRDAGWLALRIVRALEDPFEIDGHRIDIGASIGVALAPRDGTDADQLLKKADMALYAAKNAGGGGHRFFAAAMESDAQQRRALELDLRQAVAGEAFELHFQPLVNLATGRITTCEALLRWHHPTRGAVPPSVFIPIAEETGLIIGIGEWALRRACEEAARWPDGVKVAVNLSPVQFRDRNLAAHVVSALARSGLPAHRLELEITERVLLEESEATTHAIQQFRTLGVSLSLDDFGTGYSSLNYLRKFPFAKIKIDQSFIRDVDCEAEGRAIIRAVAGLGTSLGITVVAEGLETKQQMAFVREDGCHEGQGYLFGRPMPAAEVSERIRGAIARPLLVA from the coding sequence ATGCTGGTTCGAAAGCTACTCCAGACCCGCAGGACCGACGCCGAGCTTCCCCCGGAGATCCGCGCGGCGCTGGTTGACTCGCTGTTCGCGCCGATCGCCTCGCTGATCGTCGGCGCCATCGCCTGCACCATCATCGGCGCGGCCGTCGCGATCCGCGCCGAGGACGGCACGATCATGGCGACCTCGCTCGCGATCCTTGTTGTCGGCATGGTGCGGGTCGCCTCGGCCGTCCTCTACAAGCGGGGCAAGCGCATCCAGGACCTCGAGGCGACGCGGCTGTGGGAGCGGGTCTACGAACTGGGTGCCTGGGCATTCTCCGCCCTGCTCGGCGCGCTGTGCTTCCTGACCCTCGATCATACCGACGACGCGACGCTGCACCTCGCCGTCTCGACGACGGCGGCCGGCTATGCAGCGGCGATCTCCGGCCGCAACGCGGCCCGGCCGATCATCGCCGTCGGTCAGCTCACCCTGACCACGCTGCCGCTCGCCGTGGCGCTGCTCATCTATCCGGATTGGGTGCACAAGGCGCTCGGCATCGTGGTGTTGATGTTCATCTACGGGATGGTGGACATCACCCTGTCGATCCGCGACATCATCATCCAGGCGCTGACCGTGACGCGCAAGGAAGCTGCGCTTGCTGCGCGCTTCGAGGAGCAGGCGAACAGGTTCGATGTCGCGCTCAACAACATGTCGCACGGCCTGTGCATGCTCGACCAGCAGGACCGGCTGCAGGTCTGGAACGAGCGGTTCCTCGAGCTTTTGCGGCTCGAGGGCAGGGAAGTCCGCGAGGGCATGAGCATCCGCGAGCTCGTGCGGTCGAGTGTCCGCGCCGGCAATCACGCCGGCAAGGGCGTGCGGGCGGTGCTGCGCGATCTGACGCGCGGCCTCCAGCAGGACAGTTTCGGCCAGGTCTTCATCTCCCTCGACGGCGAGCGCACCATCGCGCTGTCCCGGCGCGTCATGACCGACGGCGGATCCGTGGTGATCCTCGAGGACATCACCGAACGCAAGCGCGCGCAGGAGCGGATCACCCGGCTTGCCCGCTTCGACGAACTGACCGGGCTTGCCAACCGCGCCCAGTTCCGCGAGCGCCTCGAGGCGATGCTGGCCGCTGCCCGGCGCAGCGAGACGCAGATCGCCATTCATCTGATCGACCTCGACCGCTTCAAGTCCGTCAACGACACGCTCGGCCATCCGATCGGCGACAAGCTGCTGCAGGCCGTCGCGCTGCGGCTCGGCGAGGTTGTCCGCCGCTCGGATCTGATCGCCCGGTTCGGCGGCGACGAGTTCGTCGTCGTTCAGGCCGATACCCATCGCCGGCGCGATGCCGGCTGGCTGGCGCTGAGGATCGTGCGCGCGCTCGAGGATCCCTTCGAGATCGACGGTCACCGCATCGACATCGGCGCCTCGATCGGGGTGGCGCTGGCGCCGCGCGACGGCACCGATGCCGATCAGCTCCTGAAGAAGGCCGACATGGCGCTCTATGCCGCCAAGAACGCCGGCGGCGGCGGTCATCGCTTCTTTGCGGCGGCGATGGAGAGCGACGCCCAGCAGCGCCGCGCCCTTGAGCTCGATCTGCGCCAGGCGGTGGCCGGTGAGGCGTTCGAGCTGCATTTCCAGCCGCTCGTCAATCTGGCGACCGGCCGCATCACCACCTGCGAGGCGCTGCTGCGCTGGCACCATCCGACGCGCGGCGCCGTTCCGCCGTCGGTGTTCATTCCCATTGCCGAGGAGACCGGCCTCATCATCGGCATCGGCGAATGGGCACTGCGGCGCGCCTGCGAGGAGGCGGCGCGCTGGCCGGACGGGGTCAAGGTCGCAGTCAACCTGTCGCCGGTACAGTTTCGCGACCGCAACCTGGCCGCCCATGTGGTCTCCGCGCTGGCGCGTTCCGGCCTGCCGGCCCACCGGCTCGAACTGGAGATCACCGAGCGGGTACTGCTCGAGGAGAGCGAGGCCACCACCCACGCCATCCAGCAGTTCCGGACCCTGGGCGTCTCACTGTCGCTCGACGATTTCGGTACCGGATATTCCTCGCTCAACTATCTGCGCAAGTTCCCGTTCGCGAAGATCAAGATCGACCAGTCGTTCATCCGCGATGTCGACTGCGAGGCGGAGGGGCGCGCCATCATCCGGGCGGTTGCCGGCCTCGGCACGTCGCTCGGCATCACGGTCGTCGCCGAGGGGCTCGAGACGAAACAGCAGATGGCGTTCGTCCGCGAGGATGGCTGTCACGAGGGTCAGGGCTACCTGTTCGGCCGGCCGATGCCTGCCGCTGAGGTTTCCGAGCGCATCCGCGGCGCGATCGCAAGGCCGCTCCTGGTCGCCTGA